In Raphanus sativus cultivar WK10039 chromosome 5, ASM80110v3, whole genome shotgun sequence, the following proteins share a genomic window:
- the LOC108860331 gene encoding high mobility group B protein 15-like isoform X1: MVSKGMAASSSCLKQGSVPMDNIRVTPEATYEAVVADPKLFMGSLERLHSRLGTKFMVPIIGGRDLDLHKLFVEVTSRGGINKILHERRWKEVTATFVFPPTATNASYVLRKYYFSLLNNYEQIYFFRSNSHIPPDSRHTPSGAPGLMQGGIRPPQELQALAFTPQPRINIGGVLNGANVIGVVDGKFEDGYLVTVTMGSEKLKGVLYQLVPENTVGAHQTPQQSHHGGFPNTWNNNGPYPQGVVTGGVRKRRRRRKKSEIKRRDPAHPKPNRSGYNFFFAEQHARLKPLHPGKDREISRMIGELWNKLNEQERLVYQGKAMEDKERYRTEMEDYREKLRTGQLISNAVPLQQRLPEQNVEIAEVPMEEAEEEEDEEEEEEEEEGDSSGDSGESEPHSDAEMEEPSLTPSGLNLNPNPSEIVVAPKEKASDVVVMETSPGKKDEAF; encoded by the exons ATGGTCAGCAAAG GGATGGCAGCATCAAGCTCTTGTCTTAAGCAAGGGTCAGTACCTATGGACAATATTCGCGTTACACCCGAAGCAACGTATGAAGCTGTGGTTGCTGACCCTAAGCTCTTCATGGGTTCATTGGAAAGGCTACACTCTCGGTTGGGTACTAAGTTCAT GGTTCCTATTATAGGAGGGAGAGATTTGGACTTGCACAAGCTTTTCGTTGAGGTAACCTCTCGTGGTGGAATCAATAAG ATACTTCATGAAAGGAGATGGAAAGAAGTGACTGCAACATTTGTCTTTCCTCCAACAGCAACAAACGCATCATATGTTCTGCGCAAATACTACTTCTCCCTCCTTAACAACTATGAGCAAATCTATTTCTTCAGATCCAATAGCCACATTCCTCCAG ACTCTCGCCATACCCCATCTGGTGCACCAGGGCTTATGCAGGGGGGCATAAGACCTCCACAAGAACTTCAAGCTTTAGCCTTTACACCACAACCAAGGATCAACATTGGAG GAGTTTTAAATGGTGCAAATGTGATTGGAGTTGTGGATGGGAAATTCGAAGACGGTTACCTTGTAACTGTGACAATGGGATCAGAAAAGCTTAAAGGAGTTCTCTACCAGCTTGTTCCAGAGAACACAGTTGGTGCTCATCAAACTCCACAACAGAGTCATCATGGTGGTTTCCCAAACACTTGGAACAACAATGGTCCTTATCCTCAGGGGGTTGTTACTGGAGGAGTGAGGAAACGCCGCAGGAGAAGGAAGAAGTCAGAGATCAAAAGACGTGATCCTGCTCATCCTAAACCTAACAGAAGCGGTTATAACTTCTTTTTCGCAGAGCAGCACGCAAGGCTGAAACCTCTGCATCCCGGTAAGGATAGGGAGATCAGCAGGATGATTGGTGAACTCTGGAACAAGCTTAATGAACAAGAGAGATTGGTTTACCAAGGGAAGGCAATGGAGGACAAAGAGAGGTATCGAACTGAAATGGAAGACTACAGAGAGAAGCTTAGGACAGGACAGCTTATAAGCAATGCTGTTCCATTGCAGCAGAGGCTTCCTGAGCAAAACGTAGAGATTGCTGAAGTTCCAAtggaagaagctgaagaagaagaagacgaagaagaagaagaagaagaagaagaaggggatTCAAGCGGTGACTCAGGGGAAAGCGAGCCACATTCTGATGCTGAAATGGAGGAGCCATCTCTTACTCCTTCAggtctaaacctaaaccctaatccgAGTGAGATAGTGGTGGCTCCTAAGGAGAAAGCTAGTGATGTTGTTGTGATGGAAACATCTCCAGGGAAGAAAGACGAAgcattttag
- the LOC108857252 gene encoding vesicle-associated membrane protein 721 yields the protein MAQQQQSLIYSFVARGTVILVEFTDFKGNFTSVAAQCLQKLPSSNNKFTYNCDGHTFNYLVEDGFTYCVVAVDSAGRQIPMAFLERVKEDFNKRYGGGKAATAQANSLNKEFGSKLKEHMQYCMDHPDEISKLAKVKAQVSEVKGVMMENIEKVLDRGEKIELLVDKTENLRSQAQDFRTTGTQMRRKMWLQNMKIKLIVLAIIVALILIIVLSVCHGFKC from the exons ATGGCGCAGCAGCAGCAATCGTTGATCTACAGCTTCGTCGCTCGCGGCACCGTGATCCTCGTGGAGTTCACTGATTTCAAAGGAAACTTCACCTCCGTCGCCGCACAGTGCCTCCAGAAGCTCCCTTCTTCCAACAACAAGTTCACCTACAACTGCGACGGTCACACCTTCAACTACCTCGTCGAAGATGGCTTCA CGTACTGTGTTGTTGCGGTTGATTCTGCTGGGAGGCAGATTCCGATGGCGTTTTTGGAGAGAGTGAAGGAGGATTTTAACAAGAGATATGGTGGTGGAAAGGCTGCTACTGCTCAGGCCAACAGTTTGAATAAAGAGTTTGG gtCTAAGCTGAAAGAGCACATGCAGTATTGTATGGATCATCCTGATGAGATTAGCAAGCTTGCTAAGGTGAAGGCTCAAGTCTCTGAAGTTAAGGGTGTTATGATGGAAAACATCGAGAAG GTTCTTGACCGTGGTGAGAAAATTGAGCTTCTGGTTGACAAAACCGAGAACCTTCGCTCTCAG GCACAAGACTTCAGAACAACGGGAACACAGATGAGAAGGAAGATGTGGCTTCAGAACATGAAGATTAAGCTCATAGTTCTCGCCATCATCGTCGCACTGATTCTTATAATCGTGCTCTCAGTTTGCCATGGCTTCAAGTGTTAG
- the LOC108856443 gene encoding ubiquitin carboxyl-terminal hydrolase 2-like, giving the protein MGKKAKKKAPTPTKENLTKKVSQHPPSEIAVKEKKQACVHFDKGLSLDKVLDKIKTTSGQIKCHECKEGLKGKGSKGKHSSSPSSDRKAIWVCLECGCFVCGSVGLPTAPQSHVLKHIRSTRHRLVIQWENPQLRWCFPCNSLLPVENGAEKKDVLLELVKLMKERSLNNLAPSDPEQSSGSGSIFSDIRLESAAVTSGIEAIDGYVVRGLVNLGNTCFFNSIMQNLLSLDQLRSHFFKEDVSGVGLPLASSLRKLFAETKPEAGVKSVINPRAFFATFCAKAPQFRGYDQHDSHELLRCLLDSLSTEESAWRKKRGVSDKDEKSTTLVDSVFGGETSSIVSCIECGHSSKVYEPFLDLSLPVPFKKTPSKKQQALSRAKKAKLPPKRVSKNVSKVNKVSKALPTKALSEPSPPGKATADSDTSCSSVAPIDNGAVSETPSVITLDNKQVSEVVTPSDTGFDSFWLDIIAPETSGDETNLDMEDSVSNQTPTPEASQIVPCPNIPANTSVSLGDQTSEGNAEMLMQDSDEFAKAETISDEKDVQATQPEECTATNAISAEINQDSCIGLAESSSSVNPWDEEELPLMVADSQVLYMPYKETISNDDTTTALEGEGEASSSFVAAGDQEPENNDFVGLGGLFDEPEVTTEGPVFGPPCKPEASGVVGSMAFSSESDPEEIDDSDSPVSVERCLAHFTKPEILSDDNAWNCENCSKNLKLQRLREKRKSTSNGWVSENEDGVLGETDMKEDPSGSSSSVKDNGREAMSCNDSESEGEEDSEKVMTVKRDATKRVLINKVPPVLTIHLKRFSQDLRGRLSKLNGHVAFKEVIDLRQYMDPRCSSGEDPPVYRLVGLVEHSGTMRGGHYVAYVRGGGGGGKKVKESDSSSSSVWYNVSDAHVRQVSLDKVLHSEAYILFYERIV; this is encoded by the exons ATGGGGAAGAAAGCGAAGAAGAAAGCTCCAACTCCAACTAAGGAGAATCTGACCAAGAAGGTCTCTCAACATCCTCCTAGTGAAATAGCTGTTAAGGAGAAGAAGCAAGCTTGTGTGCATTTCGACAAGGGTCTTAGTTTGGATAAAGTGTTGGACAAGATTAAGACTACTTCCGGGCAGATCAAGTGTCATGAATGCAAGGAAGGGTTGAAAGGAAAGGGTAGTAAGGGCAaacattcttcttctccttcttccgaCAGAAAAGCTATTTGGGTTTGTTTGGAATGCGGCTGTTTTGTTTGTGGTAGTGTTGGTTTGCCAACTGCACCGCAGAGTCATGTTCTCAAGCATATCAGATCGACTCGTCACCGTTTGGTCATTCAATGGGAAAACCCTCAGCTGAGATGGTGCTTCCCCTGCAATTCGCTCCTCCCTGTTGAAAACGGTGCTGAGAAGAAAGATGTGTTGTTGGAGCTCGTAAAACTGATGAAAGAACGGTCTTTAAACAATTTAGCTCCATCTGATCCAGAGCAGAGCTCAGGAAGTGGCAGTATCTTTAGCGACATCAGATTAGAAAGTGCTGCTGTGACCAGTGGTATAGAAGCAATAGATGGTTATGTTGTGAGAGGTTTAGTTAACCTTGGGAACACGTGTTTCTTTAACTCTATAATGCAGAACCTTCTTTCTTTAGATCAGTTACGCAGCCACTTCTTCAAAGAGGATGTTTCTGGTGTTGGTCTGCCTCTTGCTTCTTCCCTGAGGAAACTATTCGCTGAGACGAAACCAGAGGCGGGTGTGAAGAGTGTGATAAACCCTAGAGCCTTTTTTGCGACTTTCTGTGCTAAGGCGCCACAGTTCAGGGGATACGACCAGCATGACAGCCACGAGTTGCTACGTTGTTTGCTGGATTCGTTGAGCACCGAAGAATCTGCCTGGAGAAAGAAGCGTGGTGTTTCTGATAAAGATGAGAAGTCTACTACTCTCGTAGATTCTGTGTTTGGAGGCGAAACTTCGAGCATTGTTTCTTGTATTGAGTGTGGGCACTCCTCAAAAGTCTATGAGCCGTTTTTGGACCTCTCTTTACCCGTACCGTTTAAGAAAACTCCCTCTAAGAAGCAGCAAGCCCTTTCTCGAGCAAAGAAAGCTAAGCTTCCACCGAAGAGAGTCTCTAAGAATGTGTCAAAGGTTAATAAAGTTTCAAAAGCGCTACCAACTAAGGCTCTGTCGGAACCGAGCCCTCCTGGAAAAGCTACAGCTGATTCGGATACGTCCTGTTCCAGTGTTGCACCTATTGACAATGGTGCGGTTTCAGAGACCCCTTCGGTTATAACCCTTGACAATAAGCAGGTATCAGAGGTTGTAACACCAAGTGATACTGGTTTTGATAGCTTCTGGTTGGACATCATTGCACCAGAAACCTCTGGAGATGAGACAAATCTTGATATGGAAGATAGCGTAAGTAATCAAACCCCAACACCTGAGGCTAGTCAAATTGTTCCATGTCCAAATATTCCTGCCAATACCTCAGTTTCATTGGGTGATCAGACTTCAGAAGGTAACGCAGAGATGCTGATGCAAGATAGTGACGAGTTTGCAAAGGCAGAAACCATTTCGGATGAAAAAGATGTACAAGCGACGCAGCCTGAGGAATGCACAGCGACAAACGCTATTTCTGCTGAAATCAATCAAGATAGTTGCATTGGTTTAGCGGAAAGTTCTTCCTCGGTGAATCCATGGGATGAGGAAGAGCTTCCGTTGATGGTTGCAGATTCGCAAGTACTGTACATGCCATACAAAGAAACCATATCCAATGATGATACAACAACAGCTCTGGAAGGTGAGGGCGAGGCTTCATCTTCATTTGTTGCTGCTGGTGATCAGGAACCAGAAAACAATGATTTTGTTGGTTTAGGCGGTTTATTTGATGAGCCTGAGGTTACTACTGAAGGGCCTGTTTTTGGACCTCCTTGTAAGCCTGAAGCTTCGGGAGTTGTTGGTTCTATGGCGTTCAGCAGCGAGTCTGATCCTGAAGAAATCGATGATTCAGATTCACCAGTGTCTGTAGAGAGGTGTTTGGCTCATTTCACTAAGCCTGAGATTTTGTCTGACGACAATGCTTGGAATTGCGAGAACTGCTCAAAGAACCTGAAACTCCAACGGTTGAGGGAGAAACGTAAATCCACCAGCAACGGATGGGTGAGTGAAAATGAAGATGGAGTTTTGGGAGAAACAGATATGAAGGAAGATCCAAGTGGTAGTTCCAGTAGTGTCAAGGATAATGGAAGAGAAGCTATGAGTTGTAATGACAGTGAATCCGAAGGGGAAGAAGATTCAGAGAAAGTGATGACAGTGAAAAGAGATGCAACTAAGAGAGTACTTATAAACAAAGTTCCACCTGTCTTAACCATACATCTAAAGCGATTCAGCCAAGACCTGCGTGGTAGGCTAAGTAAGTTAAATGGTCATGTTGCTTTCAAAGAAGTCATCGATCTTCGACAGTATATGGACCCAAG GTGTAGTAGTGGAGAAGACCCGCCGGTTTACAGATTGGTTGGATTGGTGGAGCATTCAGGGACAATGAGAGGAGGTCATTATGTGGCGTATgttagaggaggaggaggaggaggtaaGAAAGTTAAAGAGAGtgactcctcctcctccagtgTGTGGTATAACGTAAGCGATGCACATGTTCGTCAGGTTTCGTTGGACAAGGTTCTCCATTCAGAAGCGTATATCTTGTTCTACGAACGGATCgtctga
- the LOC108860331 gene encoding high mobility group B protein 15-like isoform X2 codes for MVSKGMAASSSCLKQGSVPMDNIRVTPEATYEAVVADPKLFMGSLERLHSRLGTKFMVPIIGGRDLDLHKLFVEVTSRGGINKILHERRWKEVTATFVFPPTATNASYVLRKYYFSLLNNYEQIYFFRSNSHIPPGLMQGGIRPPQELQALAFTPQPRINIGGVLNGANVIGVVDGKFEDGYLVTVTMGSEKLKGVLYQLVPENTVGAHQTPQQSHHGGFPNTWNNNGPYPQGVVTGGVRKRRRRRKKSEIKRRDPAHPKPNRSGYNFFFAEQHARLKPLHPGKDREISRMIGELWNKLNEQERLVYQGKAMEDKERYRTEMEDYREKLRTGQLISNAVPLQQRLPEQNVEIAEVPMEEAEEEEDEEEEEEEEEGDSSGDSGESEPHSDAEMEEPSLTPSGLNLNPNPSEIVVAPKEKASDVVVMETSPGKKDEAF; via the exons ATGGTCAGCAAAG GGATGGCAGCATCAAGCTCTTGTCTTAAGCAAGGGTCAGTACCTATGGACAATATTCGCGTTACACCCGAAGCAACGTATGAAGCTGTGGTTGCTGACCCTAAGCTCTTCATGGGTTCATTGGAAAGGCTACACTCTCGGTTGGGTACTAAGTTCAT GGTTCCTATTATAGGAGGGAGAGATTTGGACTTGCACAAGCTTTTCGTTGAGGTAACCTCTCGTGGTGGAATCAATAAG ATACTTCATGAAAGGAGATGGAAAGAAGTGACTGCAACATTTGTCTTTCCTCCAACAGCAACAAACGCATCATATGTTCTGCGCAAATACTACTTCTCCCTCCTTAACAACTATGAGCAAATCTATTTCTTCAGATCCAATAGCCACATTCCTCCAG GGCTTATGCAGGGGGGCATAAGACCTCCACAAGAACTTCAAGCTTTAGCCTTTACACCACAACCAAGGATCAACATTGGAG GAGTTTTAAATGGTGCAAATGTGATTGGAGTTGTGGATGGGAAATTCGAAGACGGTTACCTTGTAACTGTGACAATGGGATCAGAAAAGCTTAAAGGAGTTCTCTACCAGCTTGTTCCAGAGAACACAGTTGGTGCTCATCAAACTCCACAACAGAGTCATCATGGTGGTTTCCCAAACACTTGGAACAACAATGGTCCTTATCCTCAGGGGGTTGTTACTGGAGGAGTGAGGAAACGCCGCAGGAGAAGGAAGAAGTCAGAGATCAAAAGACGTGATCCTGCTCATCCTAAACCTAACAGAAGCGGTTATAACTTCTTTTTCGCAGAGCAGCACGCAAGGCTGAAACCTCTGCATCCCGGTAAGGATAGGGAGATCAGCAGGATGATTGGTGAACTCTGGAACAAGCTTAATGAACAAGAGAGATTGGTTTACCAAGGGAAGGCAATGGAGGACAAAGAGAGGTATCGAACTGAAATGGAAGACTACAGAGAGAAGCTTAGGACAGGACAGCTTATAAGCAATGCTGTTCCATTGCAGCAGAGGCTTCCTGAGCAAAACGTAGAGATTGCTGAAGTTCCAAtggaagaagctgaagaagaagaagacgaagaagaagaagaagaagaagaagaaggggatTCAAGCGGTGACTCAGGGGAAAGCGAGCCACATTCTGATGCTGAAATGGAGGAGCCATCTCTTACTCCTTCAggtctaaacctaaaccctaatccgAGTGAGATAGTGGTGGCTCCTAAGGAGAAAGCTAGTGATGTTGTTGTGATGGAAACATCTCCAGGGAAGAAAGACGAAgcattttag